In one window of Chitinophagales bacterium DNA:
- the murQ gene encoding N-acetylmuramic acid 6-phosphate etherase, translating into MNNFVKVTEQPSKYRHLEKMTLDEILVNINNEDKLVPQAVEKAIPQIEKLVAVATDKMLAGGRLFYLGAGTSGRLAIVDASECPPTYGVPYGLVIGLIAGGDKAITQAVEFAEDSKEQGWADLEKFFVSDKDVVIGLAASGTTPYVIGALEECRKRGIATGSICCNPNSPLSKVADYPIEVVVGPEFVTGSTRMKSGTAQKLVLNMISTAVMIQLGRVEDNKMVNMQLSNVKLVDRGVRMVMEQLGLSNYEEAKDLLLTHGSVKKAVDARKSEQ; encoded by the coding sequence ATGAACAATTTTGTTAAGGTTACCGAACAACCCTCGAAATACCGACATCTGGAGAAAATGACACTGGATGAAATTCTGGTGAACATCAATAACGAAGACAAACTGGTGCCACAGGCTGTGGAGAAAGCCATTCCGCAGATTGAAAAACTGGTGGCTGTAGCTACAGATAAAATGTTGGCCGGTGGCAGACTGTTTTACCTCGGTGCCGGTACGAGTGGACGCCTGGCCATTGTGGATGCGAGTGAATGTCCGCCCACTTACGGTGTGCCTTATGGATTGGTGATTGGTTTGATTGCCGGTGGCGATAAAGCCATTACACAAGCTGTGGAATTTGCAGAAGACAGCAAGGAACAAGGATGGGCCGATCTGGAGAAATTTTTCGTGAGCGATAAGGATGTGGTGATTGGTTTAGCAGCCAGTGGTACAACACCTTACGTGATTGGTGCATTGGAAGAATGCCGCAAAAGAGGCATTGCAACCGGTAGTATTTGTTGTAATCCGAATAGTCCCTTATCCAAAGTGGCTGACTACCCCATTGAAGTGGTGGTAGGACCAGAATTTGTAACGGGTAGTACCCGTATGAAAAGTGGTACAGCACAGAAACTGGTGCTGAACATGATTTCTACTGCAGTGATGATTCAATTAGGTCGTGTGGAAGACAATAAGATGGTAAACATGCAGCTGAGCAATGTAAAGCTGGTAGATCGTGGTGTGCGCATGGTGATGGAACAATTAGGACTGAGCAATTACGAAGAAGCCAAGGATCTATTGTTGACACATGGCAGTGTAAAGAAAGCTGTTGACGCAAGGAAATCAGAACAGTAA
- a CDS encoding aminotransferase class V-fold PLP-dependent enzyme, translating into MDKRRFLKQISLLSAGSLTGVSQLNALMAAAKNLPAQELAGEEDFWAIIRKGYRLKPDYINLENGYYNFLPEATLEKYIAHIREINYQGSYYMRTVQWDNKKRMAAKLAAIAGCSPDELIITRNTTESLDMIIAGQNWQAGDEAVMAEQDYGAMLDMFKQVAKRHGVVNKIISVPTHPKDDEEIVQLYANAITPKTKLLMVCHMVNITGQILPIRKIADMAHARGVKVLVDGAHAFAHFRYNIPDLHCDYYGASLHKWLSVPLGAGILYVKREEIDHVWPLIAEGERKPGDISRLNHIGTHPVHTDLTIEDAIDYYQMIGPERKEARLRYLKDYWTSRVKDTPNIILNTPLDPARSCGIANVGIKGIKPADLAKQLMDRFKIFTVAIDYSNVHGCRITPNVYTTTAELDVFVTALKTLASA; encoded by the coding sequence ATGGACAAACGTCGTTTTCTCAAGCAAATCTCCTTGTTGAGCGCTGGTTCGCTAACGGGTGTTAGTCAGCTAAATGCATTAATGGCTGCTGCTAAAAATTTACCTGCACAAGAGCTGGCCGGGGAAGAAGATTTCTGGGCCATTATTCGTAAAGGCTACCGCTTGAAGCCAGATTATATCAATCTGGAAAACGGGTATTACAATTTTTTGCCTGAAGCGACATTAGAGAAATACATCGCGCATATTCGCGAAATCAATTATCAGGGTTCTTATTACATGCGTACCGTTCAGTGGGATAATAAGAAACGCATGGCCGCAAAATTGGCCGCTATCGCGGGATGTTCACCTGATGAATTGATCATCACCCGCAATACCACAGAATCGCTGGATATGATTATTGCGGGACAAAACTGGCAGGCCGGAGATGAAGCCGTGATGGCAGAGCAGGATTATGGTGCGATGCTGGATATGTTCAAACAAGTGGCGAAGCGACATGGCGTAGTGAATAAAATCATTTCAGTTCCTACTCATCCAAAAGACGACGAGGAGATTGTTCAGCTATATGCTAATGCTATCACGCCTAAGACAAAACTGCTAATGGTATGTCACATGGTGAATATTACCGGACAGATTTTGCCCATTCGAAAAATAGCAGACATGGCGCACGCACGTGGCGTGAAAGTATTGGTGGATGGTGCCCATGCATTTGCACATTTCCGTTACAATATTCCAGATCTGCATTGCGATTATTATGGTGCATCCTTGCACAAATGGCTAAGTGTGCCCTTAGGTGCAGGTATCCTCTATGTAAAGCGAGAAGAGATTGACCATGTGTGGCCACTGATTGCCGAAGGCGAACGCAAGCCCGGCGATATCTCTCGCCTCAATCATATTGGTACGCATCCGGTGCATACAGATTTAACGATAGAAGACGCCATCGACTATTATCAAATGATTGGTCCCGAGCGCAAGGAAGCCAGATTGCGTTACCTGAAAGATTATTGGACTTCCCGCGTGAAAGACACACCGAATATAATTTTAAACACACCATTGGATCCTGCACGTAGTTGCGGTATCGCCAACGTGGGCATCAAAGGCATCAAGCCGGCAGACTTGGCGAAACAATTGATGGATCGATTTAAAATATTTACAGTAGCGATTGATTACAGCAATGTGCATGGTTGCCGTATTACGCCGAATGTGTACACCACAACAGCTGAGTTGGATGTATTTGTTACTGCATTAAAAACTTTGGCTAGCGCTTAG
- a CDS encoding isoamylase early set domain-containing protein has protein sequence MIQKTYYKTKDYCKVKFSFQVENAETVEVLGLNSDWENSIVLSKKKDGNFTADVQLPKNSTHEFKYLVNKSEWLNEPEADSQAPNVYGGSNSVIVL, from the coding sequence ATGATTCAGAAAACATATTACAAAACCAAAGACTACTGTAAAGTAAAATTCTCTTTTCAAGTAGAAAATGCAGAAACAGTAGAAGTACTTGGCCTCAACAGCGATTGGGAAAATTCTATCGTTCTGAGCAAGAAAAAAGATGGTAACTTCACTGCTGATGTGCAGCTGCCTAAGAACAGCACGCATGAGTTCAAGTATTTGGTGAACAAATCTGAGTGGTTAAACGAACCGGAAGCTGACAGCCAAGCACCCAATGTGTACGGCGGCAGCAATAGTGTGATTGTATTGTAA
- a CDS encoding dienelactone hydrolase family protein, whose product MNQEIINLYDEYTHKPLSRNEFLKRLTLLTGSVTAAMAVLPLIEVNAAGANQTPTDGLMTEYITYAGVQGEMKAYVARPEKKGKYAAVVIIHENRGLNAHIEDVARRAAKAGFLAIAPNALAPLGGTPANEDEARQKFQQLKAEDSLQNFIRVFDYLNTRKDVTGKYGCVGFCWGGAMANSLAVEVPSLKAAVAFYGRQPDTAKVPNIKAAVQLHYAGLDERVNAGAAAYETALKANNINYELYMYDGVNHAFHNDTAPTRYNEAAAKLAWQRSMDFFKKYLG is encoded by the coding sequence ATGAATCAGGAAATTATCAATCTCTACGACGAGTACACCCATAAGCCGCTCTCCAGAAATGAATTCTTAAAGCGACTAACCCTGCTAACAGGAAGTGTGACAGCTGCAATGGCTGTATTACCGCTGATTGAAGTGAATGCGGCCGGAGCCAATCAAACACCTACAGATGGTTTGATGACGGAGTACATCACTTATGCCGGTGTTCAAGGCGAGATGAAAGCCTATGTTGCACGACCTGAAAAGAAAGGCAAATATGCGGCGGTGGTGATCATTCACGAGAACAGAGGATTAAATGCCCATATTGAGGATGTGGCGCGCAGAGCAGCCAAAGCAGGCTTTCTGGCTATTGCGCCCAATGCATTGGCGCCATTGGGTGGTACACCTGCCAATGAAGATGAAGCCCGACAAAAGTTTCAACAATTAAAAGCAGAAGATAGCTTACAGAATTTCATTCGTGTATTTGATTACCTCAATACACGTAAAGATGTGACCGGCAAATATGGTTGTGTTGGTTTCTGTTGGGGCGGTGCTATGGCCAATTCATTGGCTGTTGAAGTGCCTTCACTGAAAGCTGCGGTTGCGTTTTATGGTAGACAGCCGGATACAGCAAAAGTGCCCAATATCAAAGCAGCGGTACAATTGCATTATGCAGGTTTGGATGAAAGAGTGAATGCAGGTGCAGCAGCCTATGAAACAGCATTGAAAGCAAACAATATCAACTACGAATTATACATGTATGATGGAGTGAATCATGCATTCCATAATGATACAGCGCCTACCCGCTACAACGAAGCAGCAGCCAAATTGGCCTGGCAGCGGAGCATGGATTTTTTTAAGAAGTATTTGGGGTAA
- a CDS encoding AMP-binding protein — MPPTSPLGQFLHWEAAIPHDIFLRQPFNGQWTTWTWAEAGQECRKMANALRAMGLPERAHVAILSKNCAHWIMADIAIMMAGYISVPIYPTLSASSIEPILIHSDTAAIFVGKLDDYASQKDGIPAHIQKIGFDMYDMQDGTAWTELISQHAPAEDLYYWQYDDLMTIIYTSGTTGAPKGVMHTAGNFNATMQAAISELRLPPRPRLFSYLPFSHIAERIGIATNAYYSGGVISFAESLTTFAHDVASVQPDIFFAVPRLWGKFREVILSKMPQSKLSFLISIPLLGNVVKKKIRHKLGLSKASHIYSAAAPISVDMIKWFDKLGVKITQALGMTEDCVYAHFERPFDRRMGSVGKPFKGLHVKISPEGELRVKSVSNTKGYYKEPELTKELFDEEGYLRTGDLCEYDHDGFLFITGRLKDQFKTDKGKYISPAPIEVKMLANPDVEQACVVGMGIPQPIVLVTLSEIGKAKSKAEVEASLLESIAAINPTLEHYEHLEKAVVMREPWLIDNGYLTPTMKVKRNYVEKLHQQFYPQWFHTAEAVVWE, encoded by the coding sequence ATGCCCCCAACTTCACCACTTGGGCAGTTCCTGCATTGGGAAGCTGCTATACCGCATGATATCTTTCTTCGTCAGCCATTTAATGGTCAATGGACTACATGGACCTGGGCGGAAGCCGGACAAGAATGTCGTAAAATGGCCAATGCCCTGCGTGCGATGGGCTTACCTGAGCGTGCACATGTGGCTATTCTGTCTAAGAACTGTGCACATTGGATTATGGCTGATATCGCCATCATGATGGCAGGATATATTTCTGTTCCCATTTATCCAACCTTATCTGCATCATCTATTGAGCCGATTCTCATACATAGTGATACTGCTGCCATTTTTGTTGGCAAGCTGGATGATTATGCTTCGCAGAAAGATGGTATTCCAGCACATATTCAAAAAATCGGGTTTGATATGTATGATATGCAGGATGGTACAGCCTGGACTGAATTGATCAGTCAGCATGCACCTGCAGAAGACTTATACTACTGGCAATATGATGATCTGATGACCATCATTTATACATCAGGCACCACTGGAGCACCAAAGGGTGTGATGCATACAGCAGGCAACTTTAATGCAACCATGCAGGCTGCGATTAGTGAATTGCGCTTGCCACCAAGACCGCGTTTATTCTCTTATTTGCCCTTTAGTCATATTGCAGAACGCATTGGAATTGCTACTAACGCTTATTATAGTGGCGGAGTGATTTCATTTGCAGAATCACTCACCACGTTTGCACATGATGTGGCTTCTGTACAACCAGATATCTTTTTTGCAGTACCGCGCTTATGGGGCAAGTTCCGCGAAGTAATTCTCAGCAAAATGCCACAAAGCAAACTCAGTTTCCTCATTTCTATTCCACTCCTGGGTAATGTGGTGAAGAAAAAGATCAGGCATAAACTTGGCTTATCAAAAGCTTCGCATATCTATAGTGCTGCAGCACCCATTTCTGTTGATATGATCAAGTGGTTTGATAAACTGGGTGTGAAGATTACGCAGGCCTTGGGTATGACAGAGGATTGTGTATATGCACACTTTGAGCGTCCGTTCGACAGACGTATGGGTTCTGTTGGAAAGCCATTCAAAGGCCTGCACGTGAAAATCTCTCCGGAAGGAGAGCTGCGCGTAAAAAGCGTGAGCAATACCAAGGGTTATTATAAAGAACCTGAACTCACGAAAGAGCTGTTCGATGAAGAAGGCTATCTGCGTACCGGCGATTTGTGCGAATACGATCATGACGGATTCTTATTCATTACTGGCAGATTGAAAGATCAGTTTAAAACGGATAAGGGTAAGTATATTTCCCCAGCGCCTATTGAAGTGAAAATGCTCGCCAACCCTGATGTGGAACAAGCTTGTGTGGTGGGCATGGGTATTCCACAACCTATTGTGTTGGTTACTTTATCTGAAATAGGTAAAGCCAAATCGAAGGCTGAAGTAGAAGCCAGCTTATTGGAATCTATCGCTGCAATCAATCCAACATTGGAACATTATGAGCATCTGGAAAAAGCGGTGGTAATGCGTGAACCATGGTTAATTGATAATGGTTATCTCACACCTACCATGAAAGTGAAACGCAATTATGTAGAAAAATTGCACCAACAGTTTTATCCGCAATGGTTTCATACTGCAGAAGCAGTAGTGTGGGAATGA
- a CDS encoding cyanophycinase translates to MSRIGQIIAAYLFVVLMVTQANAQAKGKLFIIGGGDRTTGLMQCMVQAAGMQDKDYVAVLPMSSAEPDTAFHYFTEDLKQVYKGKILQLHFTKADTANQEKLQQLLQAKLIFITGGDQERFMRVVANTQIERAIQQAYAKGAMIAGTSAGAAVMSEHMITGNELTDTVYRPTFRKVWHNNIELSRGLGLIRSAIIDQHFIVRSRYNRLFSAIAKYPNLLGIGIDEATAILVEGNTATVCGESQVVVMRDIRGLNTTDPKRVYWDSLQVSLYISGQSFSLRTP, encoded by the coding sequence ATGAGTAGAATTGGACAAATCATTGCTGCATACTTGTTTGTAGTATTGATGGTAACACAAGCTAATGCGCAAGCAAAAGGAAAACTCTTCATCATTGGCGGTGGAGATCGTACTACAGGCTTGATGCAATGCATGGTGCAGGCTGCTGGTATGCAAGACAAAGATTATGTGGCTGTATTGCCAATGTCGAGTGCAGAACCCGATACTGCTTTTCATTATTTTACTGAAGACTTGAAGCAGGTATACAAGGGTAAAATTCTACAACTGCATTTCACCAAGGCTGATACAGCCAATCAGGAGAAACTACAACAGTTATTGCAGGCAAAACTCATTTTCATTACCGGCGGAGACCAGGAAAGATTCATGCGGGTGGTAGCCAATACACAGATTGAAAGAGCCATTCAGCAAGCTTATGCCAAAGGCGCCATGATTGCTGGCACTAGTGCCGGCGCTGCCGTAATGAGTGAACACATGATTACAGGCAATGAATTAACAGATACTGTGTACAGACCTACTTTCAGAAAGGTTTGGCACAACAATATTGAACTGTCGCGCGGTTTGGGTTTGATTCGTTCAGCCATCATTGACCAGCATTTTATTGTGCGTAGTCGTTACAACCGCCTATTCAGTGCGATTGCCAAGTATCCAAACCTGCTGGGAATTGGTATAGATGAGGCTACTGCAATTCTGGTAGAAGGCAATACTGCCACAGTTTGTGGCGAAAGTCAGGTAGTGGTGATGCGGGATATCCGAGGACTCAATACCACAGACCCAAAACGCGTGTATTGGGATAGTCTGCAAGTGTCTTTATACATATCCGGACAGTCCTTCTCCTTGCGCACACCATAA
- a CDS encoding DUF3667 domain-containing protein, whose product MQASICQNCGTKMESGYRFCPNCGQTAETHRFTMPHFLHEAGHAFTHADKGIFFLIKELAIKPGIVLKEYIIEGKRKRYFNPFTFMLLMSGLLLFFTIVFKPYDTDTMGMTKADAKQYYAQMPQAQKIMERQKRFAVFMEQNTKIISLISVPMTAFIFWLFFRRKGLYYAEHLVAALFLTGFFTIFNTLMTPVLAMLKGSAVYLNVSLLPLVFQVIYFGWAYCPFLAAQGKVQKWKVYGVSLVNVLVWSLLWVLVGAVYMVVSFING is encoded by the coding sequence ATGCAAGCAAGCATTTGTCAGAATTGTGGAACAAAAATGGAATCAGGTTATCGTTTTTGTCCTAATTGTGGTCAAACAGCAGAGACGCACCGTTTTACCATGCCACATTTTCTGCATGAAGCAGGTCATGCTTTTACACATGCAGATAAGGGCATATTTTTTCTGATCAAAGAGTTGGCAATTAAGCCCGGTATTGTGCTCAAAGAGTACATTATTGAAGGGAAGCGCAAGCGTTATTTCAATCCCTTCACATTCATGTTACTAATGTCTGGTCTGCTGCTGTTTTTTACCATTGTTTTTAAGCCTTATGATACAGATACGATGGGCATGACAAAAGCTGATGCAAAACAGTACTATGCCCAGATGCCTCAGGCGCAGAAGATAATGGAAAGGCAGAAAAGATTTGCTGTATTTATGGAACAGAATACGAAAATCATATCGCTGATTTCTGTGCCAATGACGGCTTTTATTTTCTGGTTATTCTTCCGAAGGAAAGGGTTGTATTATGCGGAGCATTTGGTGGCGGCATTGTTTCTCACAGGCTTTTTTACCATATTCAATACCCTGATGACGCCTGTTCTGGCAATGCTAAAGGGGTCTGCTGTATACCTTAATGTGAGTCTATTGCCCTTAGTCTTTCAGGTAATTTATTTTGGGTGGGCCTATTGTCCATTTCTGGCTGCACAAGGCAAAGTCCAAAAATGGAAAGTGTATGGTGTATCCTTAGTTAATGTGCTCGTATGGTCGCTGCTTTGGGTATTGGTAGGTGCAGTGTATATGGTGGTTTCATTTATCAATGGGTAA
- a CDS encoding nuclear transport factor 2 family protein, with translation MRKRFLPFLMLALFGLTKASAQNSKTPEQLAQAQLDAYNSRNIDAFLESYSDSVEIYAFPAKLLSKGKEAMRKEYGAMFQQVPNLHCTLVNRIVEGNTVIDHESVSGFGPQPLKAIAVYTISKGKISKVYFIQ, from the coding sequence ATGCGAAAAAGATTTCTACCCTTTCTGATGCTGGCCCTTTTTGGCTTAACCAAAGCAAGTGCACAAAACAGCAAGACACCCGAACAACTGGCTCAGGCACAATTGGATGCATACAACTCCAGAAATATCGATGCCTTCCTGGAGTCTTATAGCGATAGTGTGGAGATCTATGCTTTTCCTGCTAAGCTACTTTCCAAGGGTAAAGAAGCCATGCGCAAAGAGTATGGGGCTATGTTTCAACAAGTACCCAATTTGCATTGTACACTGGTGAACAGAATTGTTGAAGGCAATACCGTGATCGACCATGAAAGCGTAAGCGGATTTGGCCCTCAACCTTTGAAAGCCATTGCCGTTTATACGATTAGCAAAGGAAAGATCAGCAAAGTGTACTTCATTCAGTAG
- a CDS encoding DUF3303 family protein: MQYMVIEKFIPGRVKDLYQRYAETGRMLPEGVQYLNSWISKDLRYCYQLMEADSIDSLNLWIANWDDLADFEVVPVISSEKARTKVLGH, from the coding sequence ATGCAATACATGGTCATTGAAAAATTCATTCCAGGCAGGGTCAAAGACCTTTACCAGCGTTATGCAGAAACGGGAAGGATGTTACCAGAAGGTGTACAGTATCTCAATAGCTGGATAAGTAAGGATCTTAGATATTGTTATCAATTGATGGAAGCAGATTCCATAGACAGTTTGAATTTGTGGATTGCGAACTGGGATGATCTGGCTGATTTTGAAGTCGTACCTGTTATCAGTTCTGAAAAAGCCAGGACAAAAGTGTTGGGACATTAG
- a CDS encoding DUF4397 domain-containing protein codes for MRQIFSCTALLLALGFVSCKKTETPAGTAFVRVIHGVPDLGAMEVKFNGATVSTINSYALSSTYISTKSGTVTIEVKGSSASTTLSTVSINATANSYNTVVFADLSASVKASQTVDEPVPASGKAKINVLHLANTQGNAGFSLSSGTSIAGSRSFNDQQTVAGVAAYTNVDPGSVTLEARAPFTTGSVGVITTSTQTLQAGKSYTYVFRNPVAPSTIPAFTFISN; via the coding sequence ATGCGACAAATATTCAGCTGCACCGCTTTACTTCTCGCCCTCGGTTTTGTTTCCTGTAAGAAAACGGAAACACCTGCCGGCACTGCCTTTGTGCGGGTGATTCACGGGGTACCCGATCTAGGCGCGATGGAAGTTAAGTTCAATGGTGCAACTGTGTCCACCATCAATAGTTATGCATTATCCAGCACTTATATCAGCACCAAATCAGGCACGGTAACCATTGAAGTAAAAGGCAGTAGTGCCAGTACTACTTTATCAACAGTAAGTATCAACGCTACTGCAAACTCCTATAACACAGTAGTGTTTGCTGATCTTAGTGCAAGCGTAAAAGCGTCTCAAACAGTTGATGAACCGGTACCAGCTTCGGGTAAAGCCAAAATCAATGTTTTGCATCTGGCCAATACCCAAGGCAATGCAGGCTTCTCCTTAAGCAGTGGCACCAGTATTGCCGGCAGCAGGTCTTTCAACGATCAGCAAACTGTAGCCGGCGTGGCAGCATATACAAATGTGGATCCGGGTTCTGTAACACTAGAAGCACGGGCACCCTTTACAACAGGTAGTGTAGGTGTGATTACTACAAGCACGCAAACCCTGCAGGCTGGAAAAAGCTACACCTATGTCTTTAGAAATCCGGTAGCCCCAAGTACCATTCCAGCTTTCACTTTTATCAGTAACTAA
- a CDS encoding cupin domain-containing protein, translated as MKRKQFLRQSLMSIPALALLQTVQAQEPTSNSKPFVVDAGKSRFGDTIKFLGVHPNDLKISSKDTGGQLSVFDYTGLDKVGPMLHIHFKQDEIFTVIDGSYRFVVGNETHVLHAGQTIFLPRGIPHTWIQLSDKGRLIYMLQPAGKMEEFFVLMNSLKERPSEAEMNRIHAAHDMKVVGPPLTL; from the coding sequence ATGAAAAGAAAGCAATTCCTCCGCCAATCACTGATGTCGATTCCGGCATTAGCCCTGTTACAAACTGTACAGGCACAAGAACCCACCAGTAATTCAAAGCCCTTTGTTGTTGATGCTGGTAAATCCAGATTCGGGGATACTATCAAATTTCTGGGTGTACACCCCAACGATTTGAAGATATCTTCAAAAGATACTGGCGGACAGTTATCAGTTTTTGATTACACAGGCCTGGATAAAGTTGGTCCTATGCTGCACATCCATTTCAAACAGGATGAGATCTTCACAGTGATTGATGGCTCCTACCGTTTTGTTGTAGGAAATGAAACCCATGTATTGCATGCGGGACAAACCATTTTTCTTCCTCGCGGTATTCCCCATACCTGGATTCAATTATCGGATAAAGGCAGATTGATTTATATGTTACAGCCTGCGGGTAAAATGGAGGAATTTTTCGTACTCATGAATAGCCTTAAAGAAAGACCCAGTGAAGCAGAAATGAACAGAATTCACGCGGCACATGACATGAAAGTGGTTGGTCCGCCTCTGACCTTATAA
- a CDS encoding AraC family transcriptional regulator yields the protein MLLKDFPPAADISDYVQLLRIVHLQFDANQPLPFKAYPPRPEHCLAFYPFDTEKISYASDGKEVKNVPVVLYGQFAEVTNRYIGANFLVVQVIFWPGALYRLTGIPADELTNVYADASTFIQANLEQTNELLRRAHNYAAMLHIVQDLVRCLIRKAKKSRLPIDDAIAQMLKPASALSVDGIARQACLSIRQLERKFKERTGVNPKLYQRIIQFDRAFRLKNSHPHLDWLRIALECGYHDHQHLAKAYKDLTGLSPNAFHEIEERAPERHFGLNEGYYQA from the coding sequence TTGTTACTCAAAGACTTTCCACCTGCTGCCGATATTTCGGATTATGTGCAATTGCTGCGCATCGTACACCTGCAGTTTGATGCTAATCAGCCATTGCCTTTCAAAGCATATCCGCCAAGACCGGAGCATTGCCTTGCTTTTTATCCATTTGATACGGAGAAAATCAGTTATGCTTCAGACGGAAAGGAAGTAAAAAATGTACCGGTGGTTTTGTATGGACAGTTTGCTGAAGTTACCAACCGATATATCGGTGCAAATTTCTTGGTGGTGCAGGTAATTTTTTGGCCCGGAGCTTTGTATCGCCTGACGGGGATACCTGCTGATGAACTAACGAATGTATACGCAGATGCCAGCACATTTATTCAAGCTAATCTTGAGCAAACCAATGAATTGCTTCGCAGGGCACACAACTATGCCGCCATGCTGCACATTGTGCAGGATTTAGTACGATGCTTAATTCGTAAAGCGAAAAAAAGCAGATTACCCATTGATGATGCCATTGCACAAATGCTGAAACCTGCTTCAGCCCTTTCTGTGGATGGTATTGCACGTCAAGCATGCTTGAGTATCAGACAGCTGGAAAGAAAGTTTAAGGAACGCACTGGCGTGAACCCAAAACTCTATCAAAGAATTATTCAGTTTGATCGAGCATTTAGGCTGAAGAACTCACACCCACATCTTGATTGGTTACGCATTGCCCTAGAGTGCGGCTATCATGATCATCAGCATTTGGCCAAAGCCTATAAAGATTTGACAGGTCTTAGCCCGAATGCCTTTCACGAAATAGAAGAACGTGCGCCTGAAAGGCATTTCGGACTCAATGAAGGCTATTATCAAGCTTGA